The Microbacterium luteum genome includes a region encoding these proteins:
- a CDS encoding LacI family DNA-binding transcriptional regulator: MAGQRRKATLQDIADIVGMSRMSISRILNGKQQTSPEQEERIREAIAATGYRLNRAARALRQGRILPTIGLVVPAFADPACAAVAEAVAEVADEHGALLVVVRAGGEAVAIRAGVDALISRNVDGVLLCGPSPDIDVWAEDADRPVLAMAAASASRDELVASARSAAGELFARIDGER, from the coding sequence ATGGCCGGTCAACGACGAAAGGCTACGCTCCAGGACATCGCCGACATCGTCGGGATGAGCCGGATGTCGATCTCGCGCATCCTCAACGGGAAGCAGCAGACCTCGCCGGAGCAGGAGGAGCGCATCCGTGAGGCGATCGCGGCCACCGGCTACCGGCTGAACCGCGCTGCCCGCGCGCTGCGTCAGGGGCGCATCCTGCCCACGATCGGTCTCGTCGTTCCGGCCTTCGCCGACCCCGCGTGCGCGGCTGTGGCGGAGGCGGTCGCCGAGGTCGCCGACGAGCACGGCGCCCTGCTCGTCGTGGTGCGCGCCGGTGGAGAGGCGGTCGCGATCCGCGCGGGGGTGGACGCGTTGATCTCCCGCAACGTCGACGGGGTCCTGCTCTGCGGACCGAGCCCCGACATCGATGTCTGGGCCGAGGACGCCGACCGCCCGGTGCTCGCGATGGCCGCCGCGTCGGCGTCGCGCGATGAGCTCGTCGCCTCGGCGAGGTCCGCCGCGGGCGAACTCTTCGCCCGCATCGACGGCGAGAGGTGA
- a CDS encoding response regulator transcription factor: protein MAQVLIVEDDEDVASLVRDVLARDGYDIRVGRDGGEGLELARAQHPDLVLLDWMMPVKTGIEVCEELRSDVDFATTRIVMLTARRTDEDRARALAAGADDYLVKPFLPRELRTRIAAILSS from the coding sequence ATGGCTCAGGTGCTGATCGTCGAGGATGACGAAGACGTCGCATCGCTCGTCCGCGACGTGCTCGCGCGCGACGGATACGACATCCGGGTGGGGCGCGACGGCGGCGAGGGGCTCGAGCTCGCCCGCGCCCAGCATCCCGATCTGGTTCTCCTCGATTGGATGATGCCCGTCAAGACCGGCATCGAGGTGTGCGAGGAGCTGCGCTCCGATGTCGACTTCGCCACGACGCGAATCGTGATGCTCACGGCGCGGCGAACCGACGAGGACCGGGCGCGGGCTCTGGCCGCGGGCGCGGACGACTATCTCGTGAAGCCCTTCCTGCCGCGAGAGCTGCGCACGCGCATCGCTGCGATCCTCTCCTCCTGA
- a CDS encoding ATP-binding protein, with amino-acid sequence MERLTPDTRLTRTRAERPQTPAWLWIVAAVGILALALLGVSFSVPGTPLAVWWPAAGFSVWFALKAAPRQRWIAVVVIFVVTTIANALAGRDATLSLIYGAANALEAALVVELLAQRTRITARRAHFPITTGRRFQLDSAHAALYFALAAVIGSASTGVIVGVTAAVVSGAWSPLPGIFASVSHCAAILLIAPFALLPPAVATRVSRAEIAAQTLLLAGLIAITFTALTSLPGAFLIFGLFTWAVLRFPLRVVYPQALATAVIVLVLTILGEGAFADRANSPLETAAVTVVFMTSLAALTVLLSSARYETLARATAALELTRAQAEVQRERAAALADRLELERQRQDFVATTSHELRTPITSILGYSDLLRESEAATPERDWIEIIHRNAKRLSDLVEDLLALGHGEAAPSALTPVDVAAPDLIADVLCTHEPLAMARRLDLAHAAPADAVMRVDRGDALRALGNLVSNAVKFTPEGGRVLVEASRVDGEVVFTVTDTGPGMSPATLARAFDRFYRAPDAETQNTPGTGLGLAIVRELAERNGGRVDLTSPEHGGVRATLAFPAVPQHAEAGAR; translated from the coding sequence GTGGAGCGCTTGACCCCCGACACGCGCCTGACGCGGACACGCGCCGAGCGTCCGCAGACGCCGGCATGGCTGTGGATCGTCGCGGCCGTGGGGATCCTCGCCCTCGCGCTCCTCGGGGTCTCGTTCTCCGTGCCCGGCACCCCCCTGGCGGTGTGGTGGCCGGCCGCCGGCTTCTCGGTATGGTTCGCACTGAAGGCGGCGCCGCGTCAACGGTGGATCGCGGTCGTCGTCATCTTCGTCGTCACGACGATCGCCAACGCGCTCGCCGGTCGCGACGCGACGCTGTCGCTCATCTACGGTGCCGCGAACGCGCTGGAAGCCGCCCTCGTCGTCGAGCTGCTCGCTCAGCGCACCCGCATCACCGCGCGACGGGCGCATTTCCCGATCACGACCGGACGCCGATTCCAGCTCGACTCGGCGCACGCCGCCCTCTACTTCGCCCTCGCCGCCGTCATCGGATCGGCCTCGACGGGCGTCATCGTGGGCGTCACCGCCGCGGTCGTGAGCGGCGCCTGGTCACCGCTGCCGGGTATCTTCGCGAGCGTTTCGCACTGCGCCGCGATCCTCCTGATCGCTCCGTTCGCCCTTCTCCCGCCCGCCGTGGCCACGCGGGTGAGCCGGGCGGAGATCGCCGCGCAGACCCTGCTCCTGGCCGGACTGATCGCGATCACGTTCACGGCGCTGACCAGCCTGCCGGGAGCCTTCCTCATCTTCGGTCTGTTCACGTGGGCGGTGCTGCGCTTCCCGCTCCGGGTGGTATACCCGCAGGCGCTCGCCACCGCCGTGATCGTGCTCGTGCTCACCATCCTGGGCGAGGGGGCTTTCGCCGACCGGGCGAACAGTCCGCTGGAAACCGCCGCCGTCACGGTCGTGTTCATGACCTCGCTCGCCGCGCTCACGGTGCTCCTGTCCTCCGCGCGCTACGAGACCCTCGCCCGGGCGACCGCCGCCCTCGAACTGACCCGTGCACAGGCCGAGGTGCAGCGCGAACGCGCCGCCGCCCTCGCCGACCGACTCGAACTGGAACGTCAGCGGCAGGATTTCGTCGCCACGACCAGCCACGAGCTGCGCACCCCGATCACGAGCATCCTCGGCTACAGCGATCTGCTCCGCGAGTCGGAGGCGGCCACCCCCGAGCGGGACTGGATCGAGATCATCCACCGCAACGCGAAGCGCCTCAGCGATCTCGTCGAAGATCTTCTCGCCCTCGGCCACGGCGAAGCCGCGCCGAGCGCGCTCACCCCCGTCGACGTGGCCGCACCGGATCTGATCGCCGACGTTCTCTGCACCCACGAACCGCTGGCGATGGCCCGCCGACTCGACCTCGCCCACGCTGCACCGGCCGACGCCGTGATGCGCGTCGACCGCGGCGACGCCCTGCGGGCCCTCGGAAACCTCGTGTCCAACGCGGTGAAGTTCACTCCGGAAGGCGGGAGGGTGCTCGTGGAAGCGTCGCGCGTGGACGGCGAGGTGGTCTTCACCGTCACCGACACCGGACCCGGGATGTCGCCGGCCACCCTCGCACGGGCCTTCGACCGGTTCTACCGCGCACCCGACGCCGAGACGCAGAACACCCCCGGCACCGGCTTGGGGCTCGCGATCGTCCGCGAGCTCGCCGAGCGCAACGGCGGCCGCGTCGACCTCACCTCGCCGGAGCACGGCGGCGTGCGGGCGACGCTCGCGTTCCCCGCGGTTCCGCAGCACGCCGAGGCAGGAGCGCGATGA